The Methanoculleus marisnigri JR1 genome window below encodes:
- a CDS encoding HEAT repeat domain-containing protein, which yields MEQEDVGKRFNIDLLRADKNVDGLIEALRSSDGLTRQRAALALGDFGGGEAVGPLVRALGDPLTAVREAAADSLTLLGTPAVEPLAELLENLEASGKYGEEEAVSPPTVTGPGGQTWEIETQRDLRRVYAAAILGEIGDPAALEPLARALRDENDDLRCQAAGAIAKFGPGAVEPLRRMLADPDPDVRIFAAGVLGDTGEASAVEPLIGALRDGNDDVRGAAAGALMRMGGAAVEPLVAATKDADRNVRLYAAGALKYIGDPRAIDALEALARSGDKDERSVAEDAIEKIRMVRGEVAPEPSAPTSR from the coding sequence TTGGAGCAAGAGGACGTGGGGAAGCGGTTCAATATCGACCTGCTGAGAGCGGATAAGAATGTCGACGGCCTGATCGAAGCGCTCCGGAGCAGCGACGGCCTGACCCGCCAGCGGGCCGCCCTGGCGCTCGGGGACTTCGGCGGTGGTGAAGCGGTCGGGCCGCTCGTCCGGGCGCTCGGCGATCCGCTGACGGCGGTGCGGGAGGCGGCGGCGGACTCGCTCACGCTGCTCGGGACGCCGGCGGTCGAACCGCTGGCCGAACTCCTCGAGAACCTGGAGGCGTCGGGGAAGTACGGGGAGGAGGAGGCCGTGAGCCCGCCGACCGTGACCGGGCCCGGCGGCCAGACCTGGGAAATCGAGACGCAAAGAGACCTCCGGCGGGTCTACGCGGCTGCCATCCTTGGCGAGATCGGTGATCCCGCCGCGTTAGAACCCCTCGCCCGGGCGCTCCGCGACGAGAACGACGACCTCCGGTGCCAGGCAGCGGGAGCCATAGCGAAGTTCGGTCCGGGGGCGGTGGAGCCGCTTCGCCGGATGCTTGCCGACCCGGACCCGGACGTCAGGATCTTCGCGGCCGGCGTCCTCGGGGATACCGGGGAGGCGTCCGCGGTCGAGCCCCTCATCGGGGCGCTCCGGGACGGCAACGACGACGTCCGGGGCGCGGCGGCGGGCGCCCTCATGCGGATGGGCGGTGCCGCGGTCGAGCCCCTCGTCGCGGCGACGAAGGATGCCGACCGGAACGTCCGGCTCTACGCGGCGGGAGCGCTCAAGTACATCGGCGACCCGCGGGCGATCGACGCCCTCGAGGCTCTCGCCCGGAGCGGGGACAAGGATGAGAGAAGCGTCGCGGAGGACGCGATCGAGAAGATCCGGATGGTCCGCGGGGAGGTTGCCCCGGAGCCGTCGGCGCCGACGTCGCGGTAA
- a CDS encoding HEAT repeat domain-containing protein, with protein sequence MQRRDIPAGEKQYDVEHLASRQDVDGLIEALQSGNPTARRTAALGLGALGEWRGVDPLIRALTDPVQDVREGAANALVMVGTPAVEPLIDVLERPGAAAGYGLPQEASGEGLTQVDLLGGPEGIPATKRSLRHRGGIRQHDAFGGPEDVRRAGGGRRGREEEEGLAQHDAFGGPEDLRRAGGKVSRDTEDEITQHDLFGGPTDVGTKKSLRHPEIAQHDLFGGPEDAREHETLFPGARRAGVVTEGAVPGASLRRAYAAVILGEIADPRGEGALGRSLSDTDPAVRRSAEDGMARFRQKRGMAAPVPPASR encoded by the coding sequence ATGCAGAGACGGGATATTCCAGCAGGAGAGAAGCAGTATGATGTCGAGCATCTGGCATCGAGACAGGACGTCGACGGCCTGATCGAGGCACTGCAGAGCGGCAATCCGACCGCACGCCGGACCGCCGCCCTCGGTCTCGGCGCGCTCGGGGAATGGCGGGGGGTGGATCCCCTCATCCGGGCGCTCACCGACCCGGTGCAGGACGTCCGGGAAGGGGCGGCGAACGCGCTCGTCATGGTCGGGACACCGGCGGTCGAACCGCTGATCGACGTCCTCGAGCGTCCGGGTGCTGCGGCCGGCTACGGCCTTCCGCAGGAAGCGTCCGGGGAAGGGCTGACGCAGGTCGATCTCCTCGGGGGGCCCGAAGGTATACCGGCCACGAAGAGGAGTCTCCGGCACAGGGGAGGCATCAGGCAGCACGACGCGTTCGGCGGCCCGGAGGATGTCAGGAGAGCGGGAGGCGGAAGAAGGGGCCGCGAAGAGGAGGAGGGGCTTGCCCAGCACGATGCATTCGGCGGCCCGGAGGATCTCCGGAGGGCGGGAGGCAAGGTATCCCGCGACACCGAGGATGAGATCACTCAGCACGATCTCTTCGGCGGCCCCACGGATGTCGGGACGAAAAAGTCCCTCCGTCATCCAGAAATTGCGCAGCACGACCTCTTCGGCGGTCCGGAGGACGCGAGGGAGCACGAGACCCTCTTCCCCGGAGCAAGGAGGGCCGGCGTCGTGACGGAAGGCGCTGTTCCCGGCGCGAGCCTGCGCCGGGCTTACGCCGCCGTCATCCTCGGCGAAATCGCCGACCCGCGAGGAGAAGGGGCACTCGGCCGGTCGCTTTCCGACACCGACCCCGCCGTCCGGAGGTCGGCCGAAGACGGGATGGCGCGGTTCCGGCAGAAGCGCGGGATGGCCGCACCCGTCCCGCCGGCGTCAAGATGA
- a CDS encoding dolichyl-phosphate beta-glucosyltransferase, producing MLDDTRAGGVRPADCTLVIPAYNEERRIRSLLEDVSGFRGKLVFVCDGTDATAEIVGTFAEAHPSLSIRCLAFPARLGKGGGVVAGMEAAATPFVGYMDADGSTALSEMERLFDRLATADGAIGSRWVPGSVIPVRQGFRRRVESRLFNLMVRSLFGLDYRDTQCGAKAFRKDALEEVLSSIRSTGFEFDVELLWRLRRNGYRVEEVPITWENRDESKVMTSDAKAMLMGMLRLRFG from the coding sequence ATGCTAGACGATACACGCGCCGGCGGCGTGAGACCGGCAGACTGCACCCTGGTGATCCCCGCATACAACGAAGAGCGGCGGATCCGGTCGCTCCTCGAGGACGTCTCGGGTTTCCGAGGCAAACTCGTCTTCGTCTGCGACGGAACCGACGCCACTGCAGAGATCGTCGGTACGTTCGCGGAGGCTCACCCGTCGCTCTCCATCCGGTGCCTGGCGTTTCCGGCCCGGCTCGGGAAAGGGGGAGGCGTCGTCGCCGGGATGGAGGCGGCGGCGACGCCCTTCGTCGGCTACATGGACGCAGACGGTTCGACCGCGCTATCCGAGATGGAGCGGCTCTTCGACCGTCTCGCAACCGCCGACGGCGCCATCGGCTCGCGCTGGGTTCCGGGCTCGGTCATCCCCGTGCGGCAGGGGTTCCGGCGCCGGGTCGAGAGCCGTCTCTTCAACCTGATGGTCAGGTCACTCTTCGGGCTCGATTACCGGGACACCCAGTGCGGCGCGAAAGCATTCCGGAAGGATGCGCTTGAGGAGGTTCTCTCCTCAATCCGGTCGACCGGGTTCGAGTTCGACGTCGAACTCCTCTGGCGGCTGCGCCGGAACGGCTACCGGGTGGAAGAAGTCCCGATCACCTGGGAGAACCGGGACGAGTCGAAGGTGATGACATCGGACGCGAAGGCGATGCTGATGGGGATGCTCCGGCTCCGGTTCGGGTGA
- a CDS encoding YHS domain-containing protein: MAVDPVCKMDVDEASAKYTAEYQGRTYYFCAPGCKKLFERDPEAYLKEP; encoded by the coding sequence GTGGCAGTTGATCCCGTATGCAAGATGGACGTCGATGAGGCGAGTGCGAAGTACACCGCCGAGTACCAGGGCAGGACCTACTACTTCTGCGCCCCGGGCTGCAAGAAACTCTTCGAACGCGACCCCGAGGCGTACCTGAAGGAACCGTAA
- a CDS encoding HD domain-containing protein yields MFEKATFVEEINGGVQVDAPFVVETAELREKRGGKYIQLAISDKTGRGTCKVWGTPDHSVEQIEAFCRAIRPGEIYRIQGYAKVFNGACEVNVNDGITCLVDPVPQDRVEPSLFVYAPVDIESVRLGLARMAAKIEEPGISTLISMVMNDAPGFLDAPAAKFHHHAYIGGLAEHTLETAEIALSLSGTVSRAEMDTDVLLAGALLHDIGKATCFCRRGFSFVPLPEYTLVGHTAIGAAALMKHSAGVDPARFGHILHIVMSHHGPHGDVQPRTPEAWAVHFADNASAFLREVSDDAADLAPGEGRQGALSGKAVYRF; encoded by the coding sequence GTGTTTGAGAAGGCAACCTTCGTGGAGGAGATCAACGGGGGCGTGCAAGTCGACGCGCCGTTCGTGGTGGAAACCGCAGAACTCCGCGAGAAGCGGGGCGGCAAGTATATCCAGCTCGCCATCTCCGATAAGACCGGCCGGGGAACCTGCAAGGTCTGGGGGACGCCGGATCACAGCGTGGAGCAGATCGAGGCGTTCTGCCGCGCGATCCGGCCGGGCGAGATCTACCGCATTCAGGGCTACGCGAAGGTCTTCAACGGCGCCTGCGAGGTCAACGTGAACGACGGGATCACCTGCCTCGTCGACCCGGTGCCGCAGGACAGGGTCGAGCCGTCCCTGTTCGTTTATGCGCCCGTCGATATCGAAAGCGTCCGGTTGGGGCTCGCCCGTATGGCCGCGAAGATCGAGGAGCCCGGCATATCCACCCTCATCTCAATGGTCATGAACGACGCCCCGGGTTTCCTCGACGCTCCCGCAGCGAAATTCCACCACCATGCCTACATCGGCGGGCTTGCGGAGCACACCCTCGAGACCGCGGAGATTGCGCTCTCTCTTTCGGGCACGGTCTCGCGGGCGGAGATGGATACCGACGTCCTCCTCGCCGGTGCGCTCCTCCACGATATCGGGAAGGCGACCTGCTTTTGCCGCCGAGGGTTCTCGTTCGTCCCGCTCCCGGAATACACCCTCGTCGGGCATACGGCGATCGGGGCTGCGGCGCTCATGAAGCATTCCGCCGGTGTCGACCCTGCACGGTTCGGCCACATCCTCCATATCGTGATGTCGCACCACGGCCCCCACGGGGATGTCCAGCCCCGGACACCCGAAGCCTGGGCGGTTCACTTCGCCGACAACGCAAGCGCCTTCCTCCGGGAAGTCTCGGACGACGCCGCGGATCTTGCACCGGGAGAGGGGCGGCAGGGGGCACTGAGCGGGAAGGCGGTCTACCGGTTCTGA
- a CDS encoding heavy metal translocating P-type ATPase, which yields MPEEKRKAELKISGMHCASCALNVERALQGRDNVYDARVNFANETATVEYDPAKTTLADLERTVSDAGYEVVRSEATVRIGGMVCASCARVIEASLADLDGVYEARVNLANENARVVYNPEFVTTAEIRAAVEDAGYQYLGLEEEIPEDVEARMREADLRDKFRRFAVGFAVSIPLFFYMLFGMPGAAALPVSINLVMLVVTLPVFLYVSAPIFRAAAAALRNRALTMDVMYAMGIGVAYGASLLGTFQIVLTADFNFYETAVMLAAFLTLGRYLEARAKGRTSEAIKKLVGLRPRTATVIRDGREVEVPVEAVAVGDVILVRPGEKVPVDGTVVGGESSVNEAMITGEPIPADKKEGDEVVGGTLNVNGVLRIRAEKIGKDMVLSQIIRLVRDAQGSKPPVERIADVAVSYFIPAVLAIATAAFLVWYVGAGASLLFSLTVLISVLVVACPCALGLATPTAVTVGIGRGAELGLLIRNGEALEVSEKLTAIVFDKTGTLTRGKPDVTDVVALAVPEDRLLAVAAAVEHNSQHPLAAAVVRRAESAGVTVPASERFTTFGGRGVSAVVDGEEVLIGNQPFLEEHGVTVPEGAERRIAALQDEGKTAVLVAAGADLAGILAIADTLKPTTKRAVAELKRMGLSVTMITGDNERTANAIAREVGIEDVHAGVLPQEKAQEVRALQSRGEVVAFVGDGINDAPALAQADVGIAIGSGTDVAIESGDIVLIRDDLIDAVAAVELSRKVMSRIKQNLFWAFAYNSALIPLAAGVLYPFFGITFRPELAALAMALSSVTVVSLSLLLKTYIPPAKRGTLSEADARGS from the coding sequence ATGCCGGAGGAGAAGAGAAAGGCGGAACTGAAGATCTCGGGGATGCACTGCGCGTCCTGCGCGCTCAACGTGGAACGCGCTCTCCAGGGCCGGGACAACGTCTACGACGCCCGGGTCAATTTCGCAAACGAGACCGCTACCGTCGAGTACGATCCGGCGAAGACAACCCTCGCCGATCTCGAACGGACGGTCTCGGACGCCGGTTACGAGGTTGTCAGGAGCGAGGCCACCGTCAGGATCGGGGGGATGGTCTGCGCGTCCTGCGCCCGGGTGATCGAGGCCTCGCTCGCGGACCTCGACGGTGTCTACGAGGCCCGCGTCAACCTCGCAAACGAGAACGCACGCGTCGTCTACAACCCCGAGTTCGTCACGACCGCGGAGATCCGGGCCGCCGTCGAGGATGCCGGCTACCAGTATCTCGGGCTCGAGGAGGAGATCCCCGAGGACGTCGAGGCCCGGATGCGCGAGGCGGATCTCCGGGACAAGTTCCGCCGGTTTGCCGTCGGGTTCGCGGTGAGCATCCCGCTCTTCTTCTACATGCTCTTCGGGATGCCGGGGGCGGCCGCCCTCCCGGTCTCGATCAACCTCGTCATGCTGGTCGTCACCCTCCCGGTCTTTCTCTACGTCAGCGCCCCCATATTCAGGGCCGCGGCCGCCGCGCTCCGGAACCGGGCACTGACGATGGACGTCATGTACGCGATGGGGATCGGCGTCGCCTACGGCGCAAGCCTTCTCGGGACGTTTCAGATCGTCCTCACGGCGGACTTCAACTTCTACGAGACCGCGGTGATGCTCGCGGCGTTCCTGACGCTCGGGCGCTACCTCGAAGCCCGGGCGAAGGGGAGGACGTCTGAAGCCATCAAGAAACTCGTCGGGCTGCGGCCCCGGACCGCGACGGTGATCCGGGACGGCCGGGAGGTCGAGGTCCCGGTCGAGGCCGTGGCCGTCGGCGACGTCATCCTGGTCCGGCCGGGTGAGAAGGTGCCGGTGGACGGGACGGTCGTCGGCGGCGAGAGTTCGGTCAATGAAGCGATGATCACCGGCGAGCCCATCCCGGCCGATAAGAAGGAGGGCGACGAGGTCGTGGGCGGCACCCTGAACGTAAACGGCGTCCTCCGCATCCGTGCCGAGAAGATCGGGAAAGATATGGTATTATCGCAGATCATCAGGCTTGTCCGGGACGCGCAGGGCTCGAAGCCGCCCGTGGAGCGGATCGCCGACGTCGCGGTCTCCTACTTCATCCCGGCCGTGCTCGCGATCGCAACCGCCGCCTTCCTGGTCTGGTACGTGGGGGCCGGTGCATCGCTTCTCTTCTCGCTCACGGTGCTGATCTCCGTCCTGGTCGTCGCCTGCCCCTGTGCGCTCGGCCTCGCTACCCCGACCGCCGTGACCGTCGGGATCGGCCGGGGCGCCGAACTCGGACTGCTGATACGAAACGGCGAGGCGCTCGAGGTATCGGAGAAACTGACCGCGATCGTCTTCGACAAGACCGGGACGCTCACCCGGGGGAAACCGGACGTCACCGACGTCGTCGCGCTCGCGGTGCCGGAGGACCGGCTGCTTGCGGTCGCCGCGGCGGTCGAGCACAACTCGCAGCACCCGCTTGCTGCGGCGGTCGTGCGCCGGGCGGAGAGTGCGGGAGTCACCGTCCCGGCTTCGGAACGGTTCACGACCTTCGGCGGCAGGGGGGTCAGCGCCGTGGTGGATGGGGAGGAGGTGCTGATCGGGAACCAGCCGTTCCTCGAGGAGCACGGCGTCACCGTCCCGGAGGGGGCGGAACGCCGGATTGCCGCCCTCCAGGACGAGGGGAAGACCGCGGTCCTGGTCGCCGCCGGGGCCGACCTCGCGGGCATCCTCGCCATCGCCGATACCCTCAAGCCGACGACGAAGCGTGCCGTTGCGGAACTGAAACGTATGGGCCTCTCGGTTACGATGATCACCGGCGACAACGAGCGGACGGCGAACGCCATCGCCCGCGAGGTCGGGATCGAAGACGTCCACGCCGGGGTGCTGCCGCAGGAGAAGGCGCAGGAGGTCCGGGCCCTCCAGAGCCGGGGCGAGGTCGTGGCGTTCGTGGGCGACGGGATCAACGACGCCCCGGCGCTCGCGCAGGCGGACGTCGGGATCGCCATCGGGAGCGGAACCGACGTCGCCATCGAGAGCGGGGATATCGTCCTCATCCGCGACGACCTGATCGACGCCGTCGCGGCCGTCGAGCTCTCCCGGAAGGTGATGAGCCGGATCAAGCAGAACCTCTTCTGGGCGTTCGCCTACAACTCAGCCCTCATCCCCCTCGCCGCCGGGGTGCTCTACCCCTTCTTCGGGATAACCTTCCGGCCGGAACTTGCGGCCCTCGCGATGGCGCTCTCGTCGGTGACGGTCGTCTCGCTCTCGCTGCTGCTCAAGACTTATATACCTCCGGCGAAGAGGGGGACGCTGTCGGAGGCTGATGCACGTGGCAGTTGA